A single Xenopus laevis strain J_2021 chromosome 3S, Xenopus_laevis_v10.1, whole genome shotgun sequence DNA region contains:
- the fgf7.S gene encoding fibroblast growth factor 7, which translates to MRKWILTWILPTLFYRPYLHLIFILGTLSLACNDMTPEQMAINVNCSSPERHTRSYDYMEGGDVRIRKLFCRTQWYLCIDRRGNVKGTQDPNNSFSILEIRTVAVGIVAIKCIESEYFLAMNKSGRLYGKKSCNEECNFRELIQENKYNTYASAKWTNNRKEMFVALNSKGSPMKGKKSKKEHKGSHFLPLSTS; encoded by the exons ATGCGCAAATGGATACTAACTTGGATCCTTCCAACTTTGTTCTACAGACCATATCTTCACCTTATATTCATTCTGGGCACTTTGTCTCTAGCTTGCAATGACATGACTCCAGAGCAAATGGCTATAAACGTGAATTGCTCCAGCCCAGAAAGACATACCAGAAGTTATGATTATATGGAGGGAGGGGATGTAAGAATAAGGAAACTTTTTTGTCGAACTCAGTGGTATCTGTGTATTGATAGACGAGGCAATGTGAAAGGAACACAGGATCCAAACAACAGCTTCA GTATCTTGGAAATTAGAACAGTGGCAGTTGGAATCGTGGCaataaaatgcattgaaagtGAATATTTTTTAGCTATGAATAAATCTGGAAGGCTTTATGGAAAG AAATCATGCAATGAAGAATGCAATTTTAGAGAATTAATCCAGGAGAACAAATATAACACATATGCATCAGCAAAGTGGACAAATAACAGGAAAGAAATGTTTGTTGCCTTGAACAGCAAAGGTTCACCtatgaaaggaaaaaaatccaaaaaggaaCACAAAGGATCCCACTTCCTTCCACTGTCAACGTCCTAA